A DNA window from Candidatus Binatia bacterium contains the following coding sequences:
- a CDS encoding DUF4079 family protein, translating into MNWLYVHPAVGAIVVVLMFYTGGIGLRSRTDPRHRRALLARHARLGPLLFVLMLASWLGGVASTWLGRSNLEIFRTTHFRMGTVLIVAVTGAYLTSRRMHLPSLRAAHPWLGAAAMLLAAAQAFFGLQIAP; encoded by the coding sequence GTGAACTGGCTCTACGTTCATCCGGCGGTCGGAGCTATCGTCGTCGTGCTCATGTTCTACACGGGCGGTATCGGCCTGCGGTCGCGCACCGACCCGCGTCACCGCAGGGCGTTGCTGGCGAGGCACGCACGCCTCGGGCCGCTCCTGTTCGTGCTGATGCTCGCCTCGTGGCTTGGCGGGGTGGCGTCCACCTGGCTCGGGCGTTCCAACCTGGAGATCTTTCGCACCACGCACTTTCGGATGGGGACGGTACTCATCGTTGCGGTGACCGGTGCCTATCTGACCTCGCGGCGAATGCACCTGCCGAGTCTGCGCGCCGCGCACCCCTGGTTGGGTGCCGCGGCCATGCTGCTCGCGGCCGCCCAGGCCTTCTTCGGCCTGCAGATCGCCCCGTGA
- a CDS encoding phosphotransferase family protein, protein MADPTPTHGAAADPPETIAIRQGEDFDRGRLAAYLGGKLPQAEAPLEVVQFSGGHANLTYLLRYGTTEYVLRRPPLGPVAPKSHDMGREFRVLSVLHKGYPYAPRAFVFCDDPSIIGAAFFVMERRRGVVIRRTIPEEFGGGRDAAVNRRIGEVMIDVLADLHDVDPHAIGLGDLGKPEGFLKRQVDGWAERYRRAQTREIVVEGEVISWLRENLPASPAPTLLHNDWRLDNMMYAANDPGRCEAVFDWDMCTIGDPLADLGTLLSAWIEASEAPPGTGQVGMPSNVPGFLTRQEAVDRYCRRRNLDPAAVPYYYVFGLYKIGVVLQQIYYRYHLGQTQDERFANFEQSAEMLFWRARERSETKAI, encoded by the coding sequence ATGGCCGACCCCACACCCACCCATGGCGCCGCCGCCGACCCACCGGAAACCATCGCCATCCGCCAGGGAGAGGACTTCGACCGCGGGCGTCTCGCGGCATATCTGGGCGGCAAGCTGCCACAAGCCGAAGCACCGCTCGAGGTGGTCCAGTTCTCCGGCGGGCACGCCAACCTCACCTACCTCCTGCGCTACGGCACCACGGAGTATGTCCTGCGCCGCCCGCCGCTCGGTCCGGTGGCGCCCAAATCGCACGACATGGGCCGCGAGTTCCGGGTCCTGTCCGTCCTCCACAAGGGCTACCCGTATGCACCGCGCGCTTTCGTCTTCTGCGATGACCCGAGCATCATCGGCGCCGCGTTCTTCGTCATGGAACGGCGCCGCGGCGTAGTGATCCGCCGGACGATCCCGGAGGAGTTCGGCGGCGGACGCGATGCCGCCGTAAACCGACGCATCGGTGAAGTCATGATCGACGTCCTTGCCGATCTGCACGACGTCGATCCGCACGCCATCGGCCTTGGCGACCTCGGCAAACCCGAGGGTTTCTTGAAACGGCAGGTGGACGGCTGGGCGGAACGCTATCGGCGCGCCCAGACGCGAGAGATCGTCGTCGAGGGCGAAGTCATCAGTTGGCTGCGGGAAAACCTGCCCGCGTCGCCGGCGCCGACGCTCCTCCATAACGACTGGCGGTTGGACAACATGATGTACGCCGCCAACGACCCGGGGCGGTGCGAGGCCGTGTTCGACTGGGACATGTGTACGATCGGCGATCCGCTGGCCGACCTCGGCACGTTGCTCTCGGCGTGGATCGAAGCGAGCGAAGCGCCACCCGGAACCGGCCAGGTCGGCATGCCGTCGAACGTCCCGGGCTTCCTTACCCGCCAGGAGGCGGTGGACCGCTACTGCCGGCGGCGCAACCTCGACCCGGCGGCCGTCCCGTACTACTACGTCTTCGGCCTCTACAAGATCGGCGTCGTGCTGCAGCAGATCTATTACCGCTACCACCTCGGTCAGACCCAGGACGAGCGCTTCGCGAACTTCGAGCAAAGCGCCGAGATGCTCTTCTGGCGGGCCCGCGAACGCAGCGAGACAAAGGCGATCTGA